The region GCCGAGGACGGCTGGTCCCTGCGGCCCTACCAGCGCGAGGCGGCCGAGTCGTTCTGGGACGGCGGGTCGGGAGTCGTCGTGCTGCCGTGCGGAGCCGGCAAGACGATCGTGGGCGCGGCCTCGATGGCGCACGCGCAGGCGACCACGCTGATCCTGGTCACCAACACGGTGAGCGCGCGGCAGTGGAAGGACGAGCTGGTCAAGCGCACGTCGCTGACGCCCGACGAGATCGGTGAGTACTCCGGTGCCGTCAAGGAGGTCCGCCCGGTCACGATCGCGACCTACCAGGTGCTGACGATGAAGCGGAAGGGCGTCTACCCGCACCTCGAGCTGCTCGACGCCCGCGACTGGGGCCTCATCGTGTACGACGAGGTGCACCTGCTGCCGGCACCGATCTTCCGGATGACCGCCGACCTCCAGGCCCGACGCCGCCTCGGCCTGACCGCGACGCTCGTGCGCGAGGACGGTCGTGAGGGCGAGGTGTTCTCGCTGATCGGGCCGAAGCGCTACGACGCGCCGTGGAAGGACATCGAGGCGCAGGGCTACATCGCGCCCGCCGACTGCGTCGAGGTGCGGGTGACCCTGCCGGACGGCGAACGGCTCGCCTACGCCACGGCCGACCCCGACACGAGGTACCGGCTCGCGTCGTGCACCCACGCCAAGATCGGCGTCGTACGCGACCTCGTCAGGCAGCACGCCGGTCAGCCGACCCTCGTGATCGGGCAGTACATCGACCAGCTCGACGAGATCGGCGAGATGCTCGACGCGCCGGTCATCAAGGGCGAGACGACGGTGAAGGAGCGCCAGCGGCTCTTCGAGGCGTTCCGGTCCGGTGAGATCGGGCTGCTGGTGGTCAGCAAGGTCGCCAACTTCTCCATCGACCTGCCCTCGGCCGAGGTGGCGATCCAGGTCAGCGGCTCCTTCGGCTCGCGCCAGGAGGAGGCCCAGCGCCTCGGCCGGCTGCTGCGACCCAAGACGGAGGGCCGCAGCGCGCACTTCTACACGGTCGTCTCCCGCGACACCGTCGACGCCGACTTCGCGCAGAACCGGCAGCGGTTCCTCGCCGAGCAGGGCTACGCCTACCGGATCGTCGACGCCGGGGACCTGCCGGCCGGCTCCGCCTGACCGGGTACGACGTCGCGCGAGGGCGCGCGTGGGTCGCACGGATAGCCTCGGCAGCATGAACGTCCGTGACCG is a window of Nocardioides oleivorans DNA encoding:
- a CDS encoding DNA repair helicase XPB, giving the protein MNDGPLIVQSDKTLLLEVDHPSAAEARKAIAPFAELERSPEHIHTYRLTPLGLWNARAAGHDAEQVVDALLTWSRYAVPHALLVDVAETMGRYGRLRLEKHPVHGLVLSSTDQPVLEEVLRAKKIAGMLGERLDDASVAVHPSERGNLKQALLKLGWPAEDFAGYVDGEAHAIDLAEDGWSLRPYQREAAESFWDGGSGVVVLPCGAGKTIVGAASMAHAQATTLILVTNTVSARQWKDELVKRTSLTPDEIGEYSGAVKEVRPVTIATYQVLTMKRKGVYPHLELLDARDWGLIVYDEVHLLPAPIFRMTADLQARRRLGLTATLVREDGREGEVFSLIGPKRYDAPWKDIEAQGYIAPADCVEVRVTLPDGERLAYATADPDTRYRLASCTHAKIGVVRDLVRQHAGQPTLVIGQYIDQLDEIGEMLDAPVIKGETTVKERQRLFEAFRSGEIGLLVVSKVANFSIDLPSAEVAIQVSGSFGSRQEEAQRLGRLLRPKTEGRSAHFYTVVSRDTVDADFAQNRQRFLAEQGYAYRIVDAGDLPAGSA